GGTCCTGCGGAAGTCGGTGACCTTGCCATCGGGCACGTCGTCTTCCCAGCACTCGACCACGCGCGTCGCGCCCTGTTCGACGAACACGGGGTCGCCGAGGTTGGCGTGGTCGATGAACTTCTGTTTGTTGGCGGTGGGCACGGCGGCCACGAAACCATCGATGTACGGCATGGAAACCTCCGGGGATGCGGCGCCGGGATGACGCCTTCCTGAATGCGACGAGCGGGGAGCGCGGAATTCGACAGGCGGCTGGCCGTTGCCCGCCGGGGCGGGCGTTGAACCTGCCACGATCAGGAAGAAGGTGGCGTGATGGCGGTTTCAGCAGCAGGCGCGGTCCCGCGCCGGTCGGGCCCGTGGGGCATCGGCAGCGGTGTCTGGATGTGGGGCCTCGTGGCCCTGGTGGGCGTGGGATTCTGGAGGACCTATTTCAGCCGCCTCGGCCTGGCCGATGCGGTCACCCACCTGCATGCCGGCCTCATGCTGGCCTGGGTGGCGATGCTGCTGGTGCAACCCTGGCTGATCCGCACGCGGCGCATGGCCCTGCACCGGCAGGTCGGGCAGTTCTCGTACGGCGTGATGCCCGGCGTGCTGATCACCGCGCTGTGGTTGTCGCACCTGCGGATCGCGGCCGCGCCGCCGGAGATGTTCGGCCTGCAGTCGATGCTGTTGTACCTGGGCATGGCCGCGTCGCTGATGCTGGCGCTGTTCTGGGGCCTGGCCATCGTGCATCGCCGCGAACCGGCGCTGCATGCGCGCTACATGGTGGCCACCGCGCTGGTGATGATCGATCCGGCCGCGGCACGCCTGATGCTGGCGCTACTGCCCGAGGGCGCGCGTTTCAATCCGTCATGGGGCGGCTACGCGCTGACGTTCGCGATCCTGGCGGTGCTGATCTGGTTCGACCGCGCGGCGCCGCGCGGTCGTGGCGTGTTCCGCTTCGTCGCGGCCGTGTTCGCGCTGAACTTCGTGCTGATGCATGTCGTGCCGGGTACCGCGGCGTGGCAGTCGTTCGCGCGCGGGTGGGCCGCCTTCGGCGGCTGACGCGTCCTAGCGCTGCAGGCAGCGCCGGTAGCGTTCGTCCACGCGCGTGGCGAACCACGCCGTGGTCAGTTCGCGGGTGATCTTCGGGCTTTCCAGTCTGATGCCCGGGATCACCGCACGCGGCAACGGCTTGCCGGCCCGCGATTCCGCGAGCGCGTAGAGCCGCGCATACAGCGCGGTGTCGTCGAAATCGAGGCGGTTGCCGCGCTGCAGCGCCTCGCGGATCCCGCGTTCGTCCATGCGCAGCGCATCGGCCAGGGTGCGGACAGCGCGTTCCGTCTGGCCGGGCCTGTCCATCGGCGCACCGGGATTCAGCAGGTCGCCGTCGAGCGCCAGGGTGAGGCCGGCGGCGATGCCCACCGCATTCTGGAAGGCCGCATTGCGGCTGGCGTACCAGCCGGCGTTGTAGTCGGCGAAGCGATGCACCTTGCGCGTGTACGGGGTCTGGTAGCCCAGCAGGTGGGCGATGCCGAAGTACAGGCCGCCGCGCCGGGTGAAGACCTCGTCGCGGATGCTGCCCTCGACAGGATACGGGTAGCGCGAGGCGTTCGCTTCGGCGAACGGGATGCCCACCTGCATCGGCCCACCGGTCTGCACCGGGTTGTAGTCCGCGAACAAGCGTCCGCCCAGCGGCACGCTGCCGATCATGTCTTCGTAGATGTCGCTCAGGTCCCGCTCGGTACGCACGCCACGCAGGCGTTCGGCGTAGCTGCGGCCATCGGGCGATCGCAGCGCGAGGGCGGCATCGACCATGAACGTCGGCACGTGCAGGGCGGCCGCGCGCCGGTCGATCTCGCCGCGTGCGATCTTCGGCAGGTTGGCCACCGCGGGGTTGGCGACATAGCCGGACTCCTGCTCGGTCACCGCGAGGACAGCGCAGATGTTCTCGCTGGTGGGCTCGATGCGCTGCGCGGCGAATGCGGTCTCGATGTCGGCCGCCCAACGCTCGCGCTCGGCGACCTTCGCCGGCAGGCGCCGCACGATCTCGCTGCGCGTATCCGCCGGCGGCCGCGTGGGCGCGGGTGGGGCGGTGACGCAGCCGGCCA
This genomic stretch from Pseudoxanthomonas sp. CF385 harbors:
- a CDS encoding DUF1615 domain-containing protein is translated as MTTSPAFRPLLRAAAFASVLLLAGCVTAPPAPTRPPADTRSEIVRRLPAKVAERERWAADIETAFAAQRIEPTSENICAVLAVTEQESGYVANPAVANLPKIARGEIDRRAAALHVPTFMVDAALALRSPDGRSYAERLRGVRTERDLSDIYEDMIGSVPLGGRLFADYNPVQTGGPMQVGIPFAEANASRYPYPVEGSIRDEVFTRRGGLYFGIAHLLGYQTPYTRKVHRFADYNAGWYASRNAAFQNAVGIAAGLTLALDGDLLNPGAPMDRPGQTERAVRTLADALRMDERGIREALQRGNRLDFDDTALYARLYALAESRAGKPLPRAVIPGIRLESPKITRELTTAWFATRVDERYRRCLQR